One Ciconia boyciana chromosome 9, ASM3463844v1, whole genome shotgun sequence genomic window carries:
- the BCO1 gene encoding beta,beta-carotene 15,15'-dioxygenase isoform X2, whose translation MEAIFGRNKGEHPEPIKAEVQGQLPTWLQGILLRNGPGMHTIGDTTYNHWFDGLALLHSFTFKNGEVYYRSKYLRSDTYNYNVEANRIVVSEFGTMAYPDPCKNIFAKAFSYLSHTIPEFTDNCLINIIKTGDDFYATSETNFIRKINPQTLETLEKVDYSKYVAVNIATSHPHYDSAGNILNIGTSIVDKGKTKYVLFKIPPSAPEKAKKKSCFKHLEVVCSIPSRSLLHPSYYHSFGITENYIVFIEQPFKLDIVKMATAYMRGVNWASCLAYHKEEKSWFHFIDKKTKKEVSTKFYTDAMVVFHHINAYEEDGHIIFDIIAYTDNSLYDMFYLKNLGKDFEENNKLTSVPTCKRFVVPLQYDKDAEVGSNLVTLPSTTTAIKEKDGSIYCQPEILCEGIELPRINYDYNGKKYKYIFATEVQWSPVPTKALF comes from the exons ATGGAGGCGATATTTGGTAGAAATAAAGGAGAACATCCAGAGCCCATAAAAGCTGAGGTGCAAG GTCAGTTGCCCACTTGGTTGCAAGGGATACTTCTCCGAAATGGCCCAGGGATGCACACAATAGGAGACACTACATATAACCACTGGTTTGATGGCTTGGCTCTGCTGCATagctttacatttaaaaatg GTGAAGTTTACTACAGAAGTAAGTATCTCCGAAGTGATACATACAACTACAATGTAGAAGCAAACCGAATTGTGGTGTCTGAGTTTGGAACTATGGCTTATCCAGATCCATGCAAAAACATATTTGCCAA GGCATTCTCGTATTTGTCTCACACCATTCCTGAGTTCACAGACAACTGCCTGATCAACATTATAAAAACTGGGGATGATTTCTATGCTACCAGTGAGACTAACTTCATCAGAAAAATTAATCCGCAGACTCTGGAGACGTTAGAGAAG GTTGACTACAGCAAATATGTAGCTGTAAATATAGCAACTTCTCACCCGCACTACGACAGTGCTGGAAATATTCTCAACATAGGTACTTCAATAGTTGATAAAGGGAAGACAAAATACGTTCTGTTTAAGATTCCTCCCTCTGCACCAG aaaaagcaaagaagaaatcttgTTTTAAACATCTGGAAGTGGTATGCTCCATCCCTTCTCGCTCTCTGCTCCACCCAAGCTACTACCATAGCTTTGGAATCACAGAAAATTACATTGTCTTCATAGAGCAGCCGTTCAAACTGGATATTGTCAAAATGGCAACTGCTTACATGCGAGGTGTGAACTGGGcttcctgccttgcctatcaTAAGGAAGAGAAG AGTTGGTTTCACTTTATAGACAAGAAGACTAAAAAAGAAGTATCCACCAAGTTTTATACTGATGCGATGGTGGTTTTTCACCATATAAATGCTTATGAAGAGGATGGCCACATTATTTTTGATATTATTGCCTATACAGACAATAGCTTATATGATatgttctatttaaaaaacCTGGGTAAAGACTTTGAAGAGAACAACAAGCTTACCTCCGTACCAACCTGCAAACGATTTGTTGTTCCTCTGCAGTATGACAAG GATGCCGAAGTAGGTTCTAATTTAGTCACACTTCCGTCTACCACAACTGctataaaagagaaagatggcAGCATCTATTGCCAACCTGAAATACTATGTGAAG GGATAGAACTGCCTCGCATCAACTACGACTATAATGGCAAAAAATACAAGTACATCTTTGCAACAGAAGTCCAGTGGAGTCCAGTTCCTACAAAG GCATTGTTCTGA
- the BCO1 gene encoding beta,beta-carotene 15,15'-dioxygenase isoform X1 produces MEAIFGRNKGEHPEPIKAEVQGQLPTWLQGILLRNGPGMHTIGDTTYNHWFDGLALLHSFTFKNGEVYYRSKYLRSDTYNYNVEANRIVVSEFGTMAYPDPCKNIFAKAFSYLSHTIPEFTDNCLINIIKTGDDFYATSETNFIRKINPQTLETLEKVDYSKYVAVNIATSHPHYDSAGNILNIGTSIVDKGKTKYVLFKIPPSAPEKAKKKSCFKHLEVVCSIPSRSLLHPSYYHSFGITENYIVFIEQPFKLDIVKMATAYMRGVNWASCLAYHKEEKSWFHFIDKKTKKEVSTKFYTDAMVVFHHINAYEEDGHIIFDIIAYTDNSLYDMFYLKNLGKDFEENNKLTSVPTCKRFVVPLQYDKDAEVGSNLVTLPSTTTAIKEKDGSIYCQPEILCEGIELPRINYDYNGKKYKYIFATEVQWSPVPTKIIKFNTQTKEMLHWGEDHCWPSEPIFVPSPDAREEDDGIVLTCVVMSDPKEAPFLLVLDAKTFKELGRAIVDVEMHLDLHGMFIPEKDLKTETE; encoded by the exons ATGGAGGCGATATTTGGTAGAAATAAAGGAGAACATCCAGAGCCCATAAAAGCTGAGGTGCAAG GTCAGTTGCCCACTTGGTTGCAAGGGATACTTCTCCGAAATGGCCCAGGGATGCACACAATAGGAGACACTACATATAACCACTGGTTTGATGGCTTGGCTCTGCTGCATagctttacatttaaaaatg GTGAAGTTTACTACAGAAGTAAGTATCTCCGAAGTGATACATACAACTACAATGTAGAAGCAAACCGAATTGTGGTGTCTGAGTTTGGAACTATGGCTTATCCAGATCCATGCAAAAACATATTTGCCAA GGCATTCTCGTATTTGTCTCACACCATTCCTGAGTTCACAGACAACTGCCTGATCAACATTATAAAAACTGGGGATGATTTCTATGCTACCAGTGAGACTAACTTCATCAGAAAAATTAATCCGCAGACTCTGGAGACGTTAGAGAAG GTTGACTACAGCAAATATGTAGCTGTAAATATAGCAACTTCTCACCCGCACTACGACAGTGCTGGAAATATTCTCAACATAGGTACTTCAATAGTTGATAAAGGGAAGACAAAATACGTTCTGTTTAAGATTCCTCCCTCTGCACCAG aaaaagcaaagaagaaatcttgTTTTAAACATCTGGAAGTGGTATGCTCCATCCCTTCTCGCTCTCTGCTCCACCCAAGCTACTACCATAGCTTTGGAATCACAGAAAATTACATTGTCTTCATAGAGCAGCCGTTCAAACTGGATATTGTCAAAATGGCAACTGCTTACATGCGAGGTGTGAACTGGGcttcctgccttgcctatcaTAAGGAAGAGAAG AGTTGGTTTCACTTTATAGACAAGAAGACTAAAAAAGAAGTATCCACCAAGTTTTATACTGATGCGATGGTGGTTTTTCACCATATAAATGCTTATGAAGAGGATGGCCACATTATTTTTGATATTATTGCCTATACAGACAATAGCTTATATGATatgttctatttaaaaaacCTGGGTAAAGACTTTGAAGAGAACAACAAGCTTACCTCCGTACCAACCTGCAAACGATTTGTTGTTCCTCTGCAGTATGACAAG GATGCCGAAGTAGGTTCTAATTTAGTCACACTTCCGTCTACCACAACTGctataaaagagaaagatggcAGCATCTATTGCCAACCTGAAATACTATGTGAAG GGATAGAACTGCCTCGCATCAACTACGACTATAATGGCAAAAAATACAAGTACATCTTTGCAACAGAAGTCCAGTGGAGTCCAGTTCCTACAAAG ATCATAAAATTTAATACCCAGACAAAGGAAATGCTCCACTGGGGAGAGGACCACTGCTGGCCATCTGAGCCCATTTTCGTTCCCAGCCCTGATGCAAGAGAAGAGGATGATG GCATTGTTCTGACCTGTGTTGTGATGTCTGATCCAAAGGAAGCACCCTTCCTACTTGTCTTGGATGCTAAAACATTCAAAGAATTGGGCCGAGCCATAGTTGATGTAGAAATGCATCTGGACCTGCATGGAATGTTTATACCAGAGAAAGATTTGAAGACTGAGACTGAGTAA